From one Rosa rugosa chromosome 4, drRosRugo1.1, whole genome shotgun sequence genomic stretch:
- the LOC133745402 gene encoding respiratory burst oxidase homolog protein C-like isoform X1: MHSAAAAPALKGLKFISKNAEWPAVERRFDQLADSTNGMLPRALFGECIGMDRASKEFAGILFDALARKHGIKGDPINKEELREMWVQVSKQDFDSSLQIFFDMVDKDGDGRISVEEVKEMISFSASANKLSNIQEQAEEYAALIMEELDPDNLGYITTESLETLLLYGPQKTVVRGKESQNLSKMLSQKLKPVREDNPLRRWYRSTNYFLEDNWQRVWVMALWIGIMAGLFAYKYVQYKDGPAYQVMGHCVSMAKGAAETLKFNMALILLPLCRNTITLLRNKTKLGVAIPFDDDLNFHKVIAIGISVGVGIHSICHLACDFPRLIKADSDKYALMNQFFGEQPSNYWFFLKSVEGVTGIIMVVLMTIALTLAAPCFRRGRFYRLRRLTGPRAFLYSHQLFIIVYTLLIVHGEYLYLTKEWYKKTTWMYLAVPLLLYGGERVVQVLRSIKPVKIVKVVLYPGNVLALHMSKPQGFRYHSGQYMFINCAAVSSFEWHPFCITSAPGDDHLSVHIRTLGKWTRQLKIVFSQICQPPPSGKSGLLRADCMQGSDLNKFPRVLIDGPYGAPAQDYKKYEVVLLVALGIGATPMISILKDIVNNIKAIEEESENALESGTAGSGGPVSLHSNFKTKRAYFYWVTREQGSFDWFKGAMNEVAELDHNRVIEFHNYCTSIYEEGDARSALIVMLQSLNHAKNGVDIVSGTRVKSDFAKPNWREVYKRILLDHTNAKVGVFYCGAPVLAEELRQLALDFNHRTSTRFEFHKENF, from the exons ATGCATTCGGCGGCGGCTGCTCCGGCTCTAAAAGGGCTTAAGTTCATAAGCAAGAATGCGGAGTGGCCGGCGGTGGAGAGAAGGTTTGACCAGCTCGCCGACTCGACCAACGGGATGCTGCCACGTGCGTTGTTCGGAGAGTGCATCGGGATGGACAGAGCCTCCAAGGAGTTCGCCGGAATACTGTTCGATGCTTTGGCCAGGAAGCATGGCATCAAAGGCGACCCGATCAACAAGGAGGAGTTGAGGGAGATGTGGGTACAAGTTTCTAAGCAGGACTTCGATTCCAGTCTTCAAATTTTCTTTGACAT GGTTGATAAGGATGGAGATGGAAGAATCAGTGTAGAAGAAGTTAAGGAG ATGATTAGCTTCAGTGCTTCTGCCAACAAATTATCAAACATCCAGGAACAAGCAGAGGAATATGCAGCATTGATCATGGAAGAGTTGGATCCAGACAATCTTGGATACATCACG ACAGAAAGTTTGGAGACGCTCCTACTGTATGGACCGCAGAAGACAGTGGTGCGAGGAAAAGAGAGCCAGAACCTGAGTAAAATGCTGAGCCAGAAGCTGAAGCCGGTGAGGGAGGACAACCCTCTGAGGAGGTGGTATAGGAGCACTAACTACTTTCTTGAAGACAATTGGCAGAGAGTTTGGGTAATGGCACTGTGGATTGGAATCATGGCTGGTCTATTTGCCTATAAGTATGTGCAGTATAAAGACGGGCCTGCATATCAAGTAATGGGTCATTGTGTATCCATGGCCAAAGGTGCAGCTGAGACACTCAAGTTCAACATGGCTCTTATTCTACTTCCATTGTGTAGAAACACTATCACTCTTCTGAGGAACAAGACCAAATTGGGTGTTGCTATTCCTTTTGATGACGACCTCAATTTCCATAAG GTGATAGCTATTGGAATTTCAGTAGGGGTTGGCATACACTCAATTTGCCATTTGGCCTGTGATTTCCCTCGTCTCATTAAAGCAGACAGTGACAAGTACGCCCTAATGAATCAATTTTTTGGGGAACAACCTTCGAACTATTGGTTTTTTCTGAAATCAGTGGAAGGAGTAACTGGCATTATAATGGTAGTGTTGATGACAATAGCCTTAACACTAGCAGCACCATGTTTTAGAAGAGGTAGGTTCTACCGCCTCAGGAGGCTCACTGGCCCTAGAGCCTTTTTGTACTCCCATCAACTCTTTATCATTGTCTATACTTTGCTCATTGTCCATGGAGAGTACCTGTACCTCACCAAGGAATGGTACAAGAAAACG ACTTGGATGTACTTGGCTGTTCCGCTTCTCCTTTACGGAGGTGAAAGAGTGGTTCAGGTGCTTCGATCTATCAAGCCTGTTAAGATAGTAAAG GTGGTTCTATATCCTGGAAATGTGTTGGCACTTCATATGTCAAAGCCTCAAGGCTTCAGATACCATAGTGGGCAATACATGTTTATTAATTGTGCTGCTGTCTCCTCATTTGAATG GCACCCATTTTGCATCACCTCGGCCCCAGGAGACGACCACCTCAGTGTTCATATCCGGACTCTTGGCAAATGGACGCGACAACTTAAAATAGTATTTTCACAG atATGCCAACCACCTCCTTCTGGGAAGAGCGGACTCCTCAGAGCTGACTGTATGCAAGGCAGCGACTTAAA CAAATTTCCAAGAGTGCTAATAGATGGACCCTATGGAGCACCAGCTCAAGACTACAAGAAATACGAAGTGGTGTTACTTGTAGCGTTGGGAATAGGAGCAACCCCAATGATAAGCATCCTCAAGGACATAGTGAACAACATCAAAGCCATAGAGGAGGAATCAGAGAATGCCCTAGAAAGCGGCACGGCTGGTTCCGGCGGCCCAGTGAGCCTCCACAGCAACTTCAAGACCAAGAGGGCCTACTTCTACTGGGTGACCCGAGAGCAAGGTTCGTTCGACTGGTTCAAAGGGGCCATGAACGAGGTGGCGGAGCTGGACCATAACAGAGTGATAGAGTTCCACAACTATTGTACTAGTATTTATGAGGAAGGTGATGCACGTTCTGCTCTCATTGTCATGCTTCAGTCACTCAATCATGCCAAGAATGGGGTCGATATTGTGTCGGGTACTAGGGTGAAGTCGGATTTTGCTAAGCCCAACTGGCGTGAGGTCTACAAGCGCATCCTGCTGGATCACACCAATGCTAAAGTTG GGGTGTTCTACTGCGGGGCACCTGTTCTAGCTGAAGAACTACGACAGCTAGCTCTGGATTTCAACCACAGAACCTCCACCAGATTTGAATTCCATAAAGAAAATTTCTGA
- the LOC133745402 gene encoding respiratory burst oxidase homolog protein C-like isoform X2, which yields MHSAAAAPALKGLKFISKNAEWPAVERRFDQLADSTNGMLPRALFGECIGMDRASKEFAGILFDALARKHGIKGDPINKEELREMWVQVSKQDFDSSLQIFFDMVDKDGDGRISVEEVKEMISFSASANKLSNIQEQAEEYAALIMEELDPDNLGYITTESLETLLLYGPQKTVVRGKESQNLSKMLSQKLKPVREDNPLRRWYRSTNYFLEDNWQRVWVMALWIGIMAGLFAYKYVQYKDGPAYQVMGHCVSMAKGAAETLKFNMALILLPLCRNTITLLRNKTKLGVAIPFDDDLNFHKVIAIGISVGVGIHSICHLACDFPRLIKADSDKYALMNQFFGEQPSNYWFFLKSVEGVTGIIMVVLMTIALTLAAPCFRRGRFYRLRRLTGPRAFLYSHQLFIIVYTLLIVHGEYLYLTKEWYKKTTWMYLAVPLLLYGGERVVQVLRSIKPVKIVKVVLYPGNVLALHMSKPQGFRYHSGQYMFINCAAVSSFEWHPFCITSAPGDDHLSVHIRTLGKWTRQLKIVFSQICQPPPSGKSGLLRADCMQGSDLKVLIDGPYGAPAQDYKKYEVVLLVALGIGATPMISILKDIVNNIKAIEEESENALESGTAGSGGPVSLHSNFKTKRAYFYWVTREQGSFDWFKGAMNEVAELDHNRVIEFHNYCTSIYEEGDARSALIVMLQSLNHAKNGVDIVSGTRVKSDFAKPNWREVYKRILLDHTNAKVGVFYCGAPVLAEELRQLALDFNHRTSTRFEFHKENF from the exons ATGCATTCGGCGGCGGCTGCTCCGGCTCTAAAAGGGCTTAAGTTCATAAGCAAGAATGCGGAGTGGCCGGCGGTGGAGAGAAGGTTTGACCAGCTCGCCGACTCGACCAACGGGATGCTGCCACGTGCGTTGTTCGGAGAGTGCATCGGGATGGACAGAGCCTCCAAGGAGTTCGCCGGAATACTGTTCGATGCTTTGGCCAGGAAGCATGGCATCAAAGGCGACCCGATCAACAAGGAGGAGTTGAGGGAGATGTGGGTACAAGTTTCTAAGCAGGACTTCGATTCCAGTCTTCAAATTTTCTTTGACAT GGTTGATAAGGATGGAGATGGAAGAATCAGTGTAGAAGAAGTTAAGGAG ATGATTAGCTTCAGTGCTTCTGCCAACAAATTATCAAACATCCAGGAACAAGCAGAGGAATATGCAGCATTGATCATGGAAGAGTTGGATCCAGACAATCTTGGATACATCACG ACAGAAAGTTTGGAGACGCTCCTACTGTATGGACCGCAGAAGACAGTGGTGCGAGGAAAAGAGAGCCAGAACCTGAGTAAAATGCTGAGCCAGAAGCTGAAGCCGGTGAGGGAGGACAACCCTCTGAGGAGGTGGTATAGGAGCACTAACTACTTTCTTGAAGACAATTGGCAGAGAGTTTGGGTAATGGCACTGTGGATTGGAATCATGGCTGGTCTATTTGCCTATAAGTATGTGCAGTATAAAGACGGGCCTGCATATCAAGTAATGGGTCATTGTGTATCCATGGCCAAAGGTGCAGCTGAGACACTCAAGTTCAACATGGCTCTTATTCTACTTCCATTGTGTAGAAACACTATCACTCTTCTGAGGAACAAGACCAAATTGGGTGTTGCTATTCCTTTTGATGACGACCTCAATTTCCATAAG GTGATAGCTATTGGAATTTCAGTAGGGGTTGGCATACACTCAATTTGCCATTTGGCCTGTGATTTCCCTCGTCTCATTAAAGCAGACAGTGACAAGTACGCCCTAATGAATCAATTTTTTGGGGAACAACCTTCGAACTATTGGTTTTTTCTGAAATCAGTGGAAGGAGTAACTGGCATTATAATGGTAGTGTTGATGACAATAGCCTTAACACTAGCAGCACCATGTTTTAGAAGAGGTAGGTTCTACCGCCTCAGGAGGCTCACTGGCCCTAGAGCCTTTTTGTACTCCCATCAACTCTTTATCATTGTCTATACTTTGCTCATTGTCCATGGAGAGTACCTGTACCTCACCAAGGAATGGTACAAGAAAACG ACTTGGATGTACTTGGCTGTTCCGCTTCTCCTTTACGGAGGTGAAAGAGTGGTTCAGGTGCTTCGATCTATCAAGCCTGTTAAGATAGTAAAG GTGGTTCTATATCCTGGAAATGTGTTGGCACTTCATATGTCAAAGCCTCAAGGCTTCAGATACCATAGTGGGCAATACATGTTTATTAATTGTGCTGCTGTCTCCTCATTTGAATG GCACCCATTTTGCATCACCTCGGCCCCAGGAGACGACCACCTCAGTGTTCATATCCGGACTCTTGGCAAATGGACGCGACAACTTAAAATAGTATTTTCACAG atATGCCAACCACCTCCTTCTGGGAAGAGCGGACTCCTCAGAGCTGACTGTATGCAAGGCAGCGACTTAAA AGTGCTAATAGATGGACCCTATGGAGCACCAGCTCAAGACTACAAGAAATACGAAGTGGTGTTACTTGTAGCGTTGGGAATAGGAGCAACCCCAATGATAAGCATCCTCAAGGACATAGTGAACAACATCAAAGCCATAGAGGAGGAATCAGAGAATGCCCTAGAAAGCGGCACGGCTGGTTCCGGCGGCCCAGTGAGCCTCCACAGCAACTTCAAGACCAAGAGGGCCTACTTCTACTGGGTGACCCGAGAGCAAGGTTCGTTCGACTGGTTCAAAGGGGCCATGAACGAGGTGGCGGAGCTGGACCATAACAGAGTGATAGAGTTCCACAACTATTGTACTAGTATTTATGAGGAAGGTGATGCACGTTCTGCTCTCATTGTCATGCTTCAGTCACTCAATCATGCCAAGAATGGGGTCGATATTGTGTCGGGTACTAGGGTGAAGTCGGATTTTGCTAAGCCCAACTGGCGTGAGGTCTACAAGCGCATCCTGCTGGATCACACCAATGCTAAAGTTG GGGTGTTCTACTGCGGGGCACCTGTTCTAGCTGAAGAACTACGACAGCTAGCTCTGGATTTCAACCACAGAACCTCCACCAGATTTGAATTCCATAAAGAAAATTTCTGA
- the LOC133744832 gene encoding protein FAR1-RELATED SEQUENCE 5-like, with the protein MESGSDMNHLQYNCVRFDRLSANDVLGKEFKSVEEAEIFYFAYAKAMGFDVRKDDKYVSARMGRVTIRQLVCSAQGKRREEYMNNSNKVRMPKKLTRCNCPCLFKVRYFKKNNSYVVVDFKTNHSHDLAQPHESHRSVPDSHLALAKSMRRVPIKVCHTYQYMADRAGGLTKVGFIRKDLYNKLDISRREALLEGDAKAALSYLEGKAATDKKLFCKYSTDESNRLANLFWRDSTSLLDYSCFGDVLVFDSTYKTNHYEKSLVLFAGSNHHLSTTIFCFALLVDETVETYTWALQMFLESMKGKKPIAVLTDGDETMRKAIEVVFPDCPDRLCTWHIAKNAQSNLHNPEVIAEFRRCMFDEATPYGFEQRWNDMVNKFNLHDKNWLHIRNHGDIEGWQGY; encoded by the exons ATGGAGAGTGGAAGTGATATGAATCATCTGCAATATAATTGTGTTAGATTTGATAGATTGTCTGCGAATGATGTTCTAGGCAAAGAGTTTAAATCTGTTGAGGAAGCAGAGATCTTTTATTTTGCTTACGCCAAGGCAATGGGGTTTGATGTTAGAAAGGATGACAAGTATGTAAGTGCAAGGATGGGGAGAGTCACAATCCGTCAATTGGTTTGTTCTGCACAAGGGAAGAGACGGGAGGAATATATGAACAACAGTAACAAGGTCCGTATGCCAAAAAAATTGACAAGGTGTAATTGTCCATGTTTGTTCAAGGTAAGATATTTTAAGAAGAATAACTCGTATGTTGTAGTTGATTTCAAAACAAACCATTCCCATGATCTTGCACAGCCACACGAGTCACATCGATCTGTACCAGATTCTCATTTAGCATTAGCTAAATCTATGAGGAGAGTACCCATTAAGGTTTGTCATACATACCAATACATGGCTGACAGAGCTGGAGGCCTTACGAAAGTCGGTTTTATAAGGAAAGATCTGTACAATAAGTTGGATATAAGTCGTCGAGAGGCTCTACTTGAAGGGGATGCAAAAGCTGCACTTTCATATTTGGAAGGAAAAGCAGCCACAGACAAGAAGTTATTTTGCAAGTATAGCACAGATGAGAGTAACAGGTTGGCTAACTTGTTTTGGAGAGACTCAACTTCATTGCTTGATTATTCTTGTTTCGGAGATGTGTTGGTATTTGACAGCACGTACAAGACCAATCACTATGAGAAGTCGTTGGTATTATTTGCTGGTTCAAACCATCATTTATCGACTACGattttttgttttgcattaCTAGTTGATGAGACGGTTGAGACATATACATGGGCTTTGCAAATGTTTTTAGAGTCTATGAAGGGCAAAAAACCCATTGCAGTGCTAACTGATGGAGATGAAACAATGCGGAAGGCTATTGAAGTAGTATTTCCAGATTGTCCAGATCGTTTATGTACATGGCATATTGCAAAGAATGCTCAAAGTAACTTGCATAATCCAGAAGTAATTGCAGAGTTTCGGAGATGTATGTTTGATGAAGCAACCCCATATGGTTTTGAGCAACGGTGGAATGATATGGTGAACAAATTTAATCTTCATGATAAAAATTGG CTCCACATAAGGAATCATGGAGATATTGAGGGGTGGCAAGGCTACTAG
- the LOC133743825 gene encoding probable rRNA-processing protein EBP2 homolog — protein MAVSKKESMLVNEEELEDDSDMGDDVSESELEQESEEKSEEEGDVRLAEPAQNATYNRDGLLEKLGDMSWPENAKWVDRLTLDIEQEQPVDVNDDLTRELAFYTQALNGTRMAFEKLQSMGLPFLRPEDYYAEMVKSDSHMEKVKSRLLVEKKNMEEADERRKAREAKKLSKEIQNQKLKERAKQKKESIESVKKWRKQRQQSGFAGGDKGSELDLAFEDGKPFEKSSNKRPGVAPGDRSGGKAKYAGKGKKPKKREIKDSKFGFGGRKGSRKQNVTETTNDLRGFNKEDGFSKNKKRKM, from the coding sequence ATGGCTGTATCTAAGAAAGAATCGATGCTGGTTAACGAGGAGGAACTGGAAGACGATAGTGATATGGGGGACGATGTGTCTGAGTCAGAATTGGAACAAGAATCGGAAGAGAAATCTGAAGAGGAAGGAGATGTGAGATTGGCTGAACCTGCCCAGAATGCTACATACAACAGAGATGGTCTGTTAGAGAAGCTTGGAGATATGAGCTGGCCTGAGAATGCTAAATGGGTGGACAGGCTTACGTTGGATATTGAGCAAGAGCAACCGGTGGATGTGAATGATGACCTGACAAGGGAGCTTGCGTTTTATACACAGGCTCTAAATGGAACGAGGATGGCCTTTGAGAAGCTTCAGTCGATGGGGCTTCCATTTCTGAGACCTGAGGACTACTATGCAGAAATGGTGAAGTCGGATTCCCACATGGAGAAAGTGAAGAGCCGGCTTTTGGTGGAGAAGAAGAACATGGAGGAAGCTGATGAGAGAAGGAAGGCCAGAGAGGCCAAGAAACTGTCTAAAGAAATTCAGAACCAGAAGTTGAAGGAGAGAGCTAAGCAGAAAAAGGAGTCTATTGAATCTGTGAAGAAGTGGAGGAAGCAGAGGCAGCAAAGTGGGTTTGCTGGGGGTGACAAGGGAAGCGAGTTGGATTTGGCCTTTGAAGATGGGAAACCATTTGAGAAGTCAAGTAATAAGAGGCCTGGTGTAGCTCCCGGAGATCGGTCTGGAGGGAAGGCAAAATATGCTGGAAAGGGGAAGAAGCCAAAGAAGAGAGAAATCAAGGATTCCAAGTTTGGATTTGGTGGGAGGAAAGGTTCCAGGAAGCAAAATGTCACTGAAACCACCAACGATTTGAGAGGCTTCAATAAAGAAGATGGTTTctcaaaaaataagaaaaggaaGATGTGA